Genomic segment of Xanthomonas sp. DAR 35659:
GACGTAGTGCAGGTCCGGCGCGCGGAAGGCGGTGCCGTAGGAGCCGCGCAGCAGCAGCGTGTCCAGCGGCCGCCATTCCAGCCCGCCGCTGTAGGTGAACTTGCCCAGGCTGCGGCCGGAGAAGCGGTACTGGTCGTAGCGCCCGGCCAGGCTCAGCGACACGGTGGACAGCACCGGCAGGCGCAGTTCGCTGGCCAGCGCCCAGCGGTTGCGGCTGCCGTGGCCGTCGGAGTCCTTCCAACTGTAGTAGTAGTACTGCGTGGCCAGCGGATCCGGGCGCAGGTCGTAGCCCTGGTTGCCGAATTCGGCGGTGGCCGACAGGCCCGCGTCGCCGCCGGGCAGGGCGAACAGGCTGGTGTTGGTCACGGTGAACGCGGCGGTGTCGGTGCGCGAGCGCGGCTGGTACACCGTGCGCTGGGCGATGCTGTCGTACTCGGCGCGGCTCAGCGGCGTGTACAGGCGTTGCGGGTCGGCGTTGAAGATCGGCAGCCCGGAATCCTCGTCCACGCCCAGCTGCGGGCCGAGGAACAGCGCGTTGGCGCGGTCGGCGACGATCTGCGGCCAGCTGATCGTGGCCTGGTACTGCGAATGGCTGAGGCTGGCCTCGTAGTCCCAGTCGCCGCCCAGCTTGCCCTTGAAGCCGGTGGTCAGGCTGAAGGTCTTCTGCCGGGTACGGATGGTGCCGGCATTGAGGCCGCCCATTTCCTCCGGGCTGAACTGGCGTCCCCAGGCCTCGATCTGGTCGGTGGCCTGGTTGTAGAAATAGCCTTCCTCGTTGCCGTCCGGCGCCATGTAGCCCCATTGGGTGACGTCGCGGAACAGCGACAGCTCGTGGTAGCCCACCTGCAGGTCGGCGAACCATTGCGTGCCGCCGTCGAAGGCGTAGTTCAGCGAGGCGACGGCGTTGATGCCGCGGCGCTTGTTGAGGATGGTGCCGTAGCCGATGGAGGCGGCGCTGCCGCAGAACTCGCCATAGCCGGGACGCGAGGCATAGCCGGTGCTGCCGCGGTTGAGGCCGGAGACCGCGGCGCAGGTGTCGGCGCCCGGGTCCAGGTAGTTGTCGTCGTAGTCGGTGCGCAGGAAGGTGCGGCGCGGCACCTGCGCGCGCGGCGTCGGCCCGTCCAGGGTGCTGTCCTGGCGGCTGCGTTCGTAGGCCCACAACGGATTCTGCGCCACCACCTCGGCGCCGAACACGGCATTGAACGCACCGCGCGAGACGCCGCTGCTGATGCTGAGGTTGAAGCTCTCGCCGCCGCCGCTGACGTCGCCGAAGCGGTAGTCCACGGTGGTGCCGTCGGCCTGCTGCTTGAGGATGAAGTTGACCACGCCGGAGATCGCGTCCGAGCCGTAGATCGCCGAGGCGCTGCCGGTCAGGATCTCGATGCGGTCGATCATGCCCAGCGGGATGTTGGAGATGTCGGTGAAGTTGCTGCGACCCTTGAACGGCATCGGGAAGTCGGCGATGCGGCGGCCGTTGACCAGCACCAGGGTGTGGTTGGGGCCGAGCCCGCGCAGGTCCACCTGCTGCGCGCCGGGCGAGAAGTCGGCGCCGCTGGCCGACTGCGGGCTCTGCGTCTCGCCGCCGTTCTGGGTCATCGCGCGCAGCACGTCCGGCACCGAGGTGAAGCCGTTGGCCTTGATCTGCTCGGCGCTGATCACGCTGATCGGCGCCGGGCCTTCCACCTGCGCGCGCGGAATGCGCGAGCCGGTGACCTGCAGGGTCTGCAGTTCGGCGACCGGGGTGGCCGGCGCGGCGGCGGGCCGTACCTCGTTGACCGGCTGCGCGCGCGGCGTCGCTGGTGCCTGGCGTTGCACCAACCAGGCGCCGGACGCGTCGCGCTGGGCGACGAAGCCGCTGCCCTGCAGCACGCGCTGCAGCGCCTGCGCGGTGTCCAGCCGGCCCTGCGCGCCGGCGCTGCGCGCGCCGTCGAGCTGGTCGGCGCGGTAGATCAGCTGCGCGCCGGACTGCCGCGCCAGCGCCTCCAGCGCCGCGCGCAGCGGGCCGGCGGGAACGTTCACCTGGCTGGCGGTGGCCTGGCCGTCGGCGGCGGGTTGCGCCTGCGCGGCGCAGGCGGTCGCACAGGCCATGCTCAGCAGCAGGACACGCATCGGATGTCGCATCGGTTGTTCTCCCCTAGCACAGGCGCAGGGCACGCCCCCGCTAGTCAGGACGAACGACGCGCGCAAATCCCCCCTCGCCGTGTCCGGACCGGAACGAGGTCGATCATCGAAGAGCGGAGGCCGAGGGATGCAGAGGGCGTCGGCAAGGAGCGTCGCGCATGGCTCAGCGGCTGTGCAGCAGTACCCGGTCGCCGCGGCGCTCGGCGCGGATCGGGAAGCCCTGCTCGAGCAGGCGCACGAACGCCTCGGCGTTGGACCAGCGGAAATTGCCGCCCACGCGCAGCGCGCCGGCCTGCGCATCGGCCACCTGCAGCTTGACCGTGTTGTAGCGGTTGAACTCGGCCACCGCCGCCTGCAGCGGGGTGTCGTCGAAGGTCAGGTAGCCGCTGCGCCAGTCCAGCAGGCGTTCGGCCTCGGCCACGGCCACGCGCCGCACCAGCACCCCGTGCGGGCCGGCCAGGGCGACGCTGCCGGCCGGCAGCAGGGTCGGCGGCGCCTGCGGATGCGTCGCCGATTCCAGCCGCACCGTGCCTTCGGTGACCACCACGCGCAGCGCCTCGGCATCGCGGCGCACCGCGAAACGGGTGCCGACCGCGACCACCCGGCGCGCGCCGTCGGCGACCACGAACGGCCGCGCCGGATCCTTGCTGACCTCGAAGAACGCCTCGCCGCGCTGCAGGTCGATCCGCCGCTGCGTGCGCGACAGCGCCACCGCGATGCGGCTGTCGCTGCTCAACGTGGCGCGCGAGCCATCGGCCAGCGCCAGCGGGCGCAGGCTGCCGGTGGCGCTGGCGTAGGCGACCGGCGCCACCGCGAGGGTGTGGCGCCAGCCCAGGCCCAGCACGCCGCCGAGCAACAGCAGCGCGGCCAGCGCCGCGGGCCAGCGGCGGCGCGCGCGTGCCGGCGGCCGCGGCGCGAAGCGCAGCCGGGCCGGATCGAGCGCCGCCTCGGGGCCGTCGCTGTCCGCCATGCTGGCGCGCGCCTCGCCGTCGGCACCGGCCAACCCGCGCCAACTGCCGCGCGCCGGAATCCGGCCGTCGCGCTGGCCGGCGCCCAGCGCCTGCAGCCGCGCGCTTTCCTGCCAGGCCGCCTGCAGCCGCAGGAAGGCCACCCGGTGCGCGGTGGCCGCGCCCAGCCAGGCGTCCAGCCGCGCCTGCTGCCGCGGCGACCAGTCGCCGCGGTCGCGGCGCGCCAGCCAGGCCGCCGCGCGCAGTTCAATCCGCCTGCTGTCCATCCTGCGCTCGTGCCTGCCGCGGCGCCGCGGACGCCTGCGCGCCGTCGTCGCCATGAAAATGATCGGCCAGCAGGCGCATGCCCTTGGCCACGTGCTTTTCCACGGTCTTCTCGCTGATGCCCAGGCGCATGGCCACCTCCCGTTGCGACAGTTCCTCCACCCGCCGCAGCCAGATCACGCGGCGGCAACGGTCGGGCAGGCGGTCGAAGGCGGCCGCCAGCCGTCCCAGGACCTGCCGCCCGCCGCACCAGCGTTCCGGCGACAGCTCGTCTACCAGGACGTGCATCGACTCCAAATCACCCACTGCCTCGATCGACACCACCCGGCTGCGGCGCAGCCGGTCGGTCATCAGGTGCCGCGCGGTGGCGAACAGGAACGACTTGGGCTGGCTCGGCCGCGCCTTGCCGGCGGCCTCGTAGACCCGCACGTAGATCTCCTGGCGCAGGTCGTGCCATTCGTCGCGATGCGGCCAGCAGCGCCGCAGGTAGCCGCTCAACGCCTGCTCGTGGACGAGGATCTCGTGGACGAACCAATCGTCGAGGGAAGCGGACATGCATCCCACATTAGCCGATCGCCCGCCGGAGTGGCAGCGCCCGCGCGCGGCGACCGCCGCCTCTCGTGGGAGCGACTTCAGTCGCGACGCGGCCCCCCCCAGGCCGCCGACAGTGCGAGCCCAGTGCAGGAGTCTGGACACGCGTCGGCTGCACTCCGACGCCAATTGCAGCGCTCTGCCGCAAAAGCAAACCGTCGGGGATCTGCGATGGCGCCGATGCCGCGACTGCATGCGTGCCCTGGCATCGCGGCGATGGCGTTGCGCCGGGCGAAACTCCGCAGCGTTGG
This window contains:
- a CDS encoding RNA polymerase sigma factor; this translates as MSASLDDWFVHEILVHEQALSGYLRRCWPHRDEWHDLRQEIYVRVYEAAGKARPSQPKSFLFATARHLMTDRLRRSRVVSIEAVGDLESMHVLVDELSPERWCGGRQVLGRLAAAFDRLPDRCRRVIWLRRVEELSQREVAMRLGISEKTVEKHVAKGMRLLADHFHGDDGAQASAAPRQARAQDGQQAD
- a CDS encoding FecR family protein, translating into MDSRRIELRAAAWLARRDRGDWSPRQQARLDAWLGAATAHRVAFLRLQAAWQESARLQALGAGQRDGRIPARGSWRGLAGADGEARASMADSDGPEAALDPARLRFAPRPPARARRRWPAALAALLLLGGVLGLGWRHTLAVAPVAYASATGSLRPLALADGSRATLSSDSRIAVALSRTQRRIDLQRGEAFFEVSKDPARPFVVADGARRVVAVGTRFAVRRDAEALRVVVTEGTVRLESATHPQAPPTLLPAGSVALAGPHGVLVRRVAVAEAERLLDWRSGYLTFDDTPLQAAVAEFNRYNTVKLQVADAQAGALRVGGNFRWSNAEAFVRLLEQGFPIRAERRGDRVLLHSR
- a CDS encoding TonB-dependent receptor domain-containing protein, with the protein product MRVLLLSMACATACAAQAQPAADGQATASQVNVPAGPLRAALEALARQSGAQLIYRADQLDGARSAGAQGRLDTAQALQRVLQGSGFVAQRDASGAWLVQRQAPATPRAQPVNEVRPAAAPATPVAELQTLQVTGSRIPRAQVEGPAPISVISAEQIKANGFTSVPDVLRAMTQNGGETQSPQSASGADFSPGAQQVDLRGLGPNHTLVLVNGRRIADFPMPFKGRSNFTDISNIPLGMIDRIEILTGSASAIYGSDAISGVVNFILKQQADGTTVDYRFGDVSGGGESFNLSISSGVSRGAFNAVFGAEVVAQNPLWAYERSRQDSTLDGPTPRAQVPRRTFLRTDYDDNYLDPGADTCAAVSGLNRGSTGYASRPGYGEFCGSAASIGYGTILNKRRGINAVASLNYAFDGGTQWFADLQVGYHELSLFRDVTQWGYMAPDGNEEGYFYNQATDQIEAWGRQFSPEEMGGLNAGTIRTRQKTFSLTTGFKGKLGGDWDYEASLSHSQYQATISWPQIVADRANALFLGPQLGVDEDSGLPIFNADPQRLYTPLSRAEYDSIAQRTVYQPRSRTDTAAFTVTNTSLFALPGGDAGLSATAEFGNQGYDLRPDPLATQYYYYSWKDSDGHGSRNRWALASELRLPVLSTVSLSLAGRYDQYRFSGRSLGKFTYSGGLEWRPLDTLLLRGSYGTAFRAPDLHYVYAGPGNDETAGVDYYRCATEEPGVAIADCSYNEEAIIRGRSGNRKLDPETSTSWTAGFVWSPLPELDLSVDYFDIDMRDQVQDLRVDQVLRDESACRLGELDAASTTCQQALARVTRSADGDLYGVLVNPINIARESTSGIDLSAHYRLDTGIGTFRFGGSYTWVRRHDIQVYAGEAMVDEFAVNSGYDIPRTKASASVSWERNAWSATLHGERLGRLPSSDSYDQSFDPDSGDSPWIGATYRYNASVQYRFSDHAQLSLAATNLFDKMPPRDRSYTGYPYYDVSWFDTVGRSLYLQYTHKFGGSAL